The genomic interval tgCAAAGTAATATTTTAGCTTTACATATTTATCTACATCATAGGTTCGTGAAGTAGAGACTTTGAAAATTGTTTCTAAATCGATTTTGAATTTGCAGTGACCATCTTAAAAGTATgtgcttaaataaattaaagtttcatACATACGACGTAGTTTCAAAAACAAACGTTGTTTTTATAACATTTGGTATTTTACAAATGTCTGGTGGCCCTATGgtacttaaaatatttatatacccgttattcgtagagtaaaagggtatactttATTcgttaaaatgtatatatgatAGATCAGTATCAAAAGttgagtcgatctggccatgtctgtctgtccgtgatattttttgtatttttgtattagtcttgtagaTTTCTATTGATTGGCTAAACAACTTTATGTCACATACCGTTTTGGAAACCTTTTAGCTTCTGCTCTTCTCTTGGTTGCCTGGAATGATTAgaacattttgattttttttccgttttgcCGTCCTAACTAATATAACAAAAGAAGACGTCTTCAAGTAAAATGTAATTccataaaaaaacaaatctgTGACAGACAcaagaaaacgctatagtcgagttcaaTGACTATAAGATACccataacaataataaaataaaacaagaaagaacgttatagtcgactttcccgactatctgatacccgttactcagctagtggaagtgcaaacactgacagtttttggcggtttgtgggcgttagagtgggcgtggcaaaaagttttttggcaaatcgatcgaaaattacaagactaatacaaaagtgaaaaaatttcaaaacatttttcaaaagtgtgggcgtagcagctttgggcggtttgtgggcgttagagtgggcgtggcaaaaagttttttggcaaatcgatagaaagaccaatacaaaaatgaaaaaatatcaaaacatatttaaaaggtgtgggcgtggcagttttaggcggtttgtgggcggtagagtgggcgtggcaacatgaatcgacaaacttttgtctatgtccctggagtctgtatgcttaatctcaactttctagcttttgttgttcctgagatctcgacgtacatacggacggacagacagacgggcagacggacagactgacgggcagacggacggacagacggacatggccaaatcgactcggctactgatcctgatcaagaatatatatactttatatggtcggaaacgcttccttctgcctgttacatacttttcaacgaatctagtatacccttttactctacgagtaacgggtataaaaaggttTTAAAAGAGTTGGCATGACAGTTTGTGGTGTGAGTAAGTGTGTGAAAGAGTGAGCGGTGCAACATTTGAAAACAAAGCGCTCCGCCTATGCCACTGGAATCTGCATCCTGCATCTCAACTTTCTTAGCTttaatagttcctgagatcgaggCGTTCAAGCGGACAGACGGAGACGTCCAAGATCGACAAGAAGGAGACGCTTCCTTTTACCTGTTACAtgcttttcaacgaatctagtatacacttTTATTTTACGAGTAACTGGAATAACAATAAGTCTACAAGACATACAATAAATACCAGTCGTCTTCCTTAACTTTCCGATGTCATGTAGACATTCCCTTGACTAACGGCCCCATTAGAagccataaattaaacatttaattataacgCCGACTGCAAtgggcaaattaattaatatataatttcaaattaaatgctgTCATTTCAGCAGGGTTAATTCTCCGGCAGCATGCAACATGCCAAACAACAACGCCATAAAAATGTGCCACACAGGAGTGCATGAACTTTAAAGCCGGAATAATACgaatttatggccaaataATTGCAATCTCATTAGGACACTCGGCCGGCAAACCGAAACAGGGACATGACACCGGCTCCAACCGGGCCAATTTGCcatgttaaaataaatatgcgcattttgtgaaatatttaacaataattgAGCGTAAAATAATCGCCCAGCCCACCGTCCCCAGCCCCACCTTTAGGGGAGATAAAGCCGTGGAATAGCCCAGACACGGTCAGCTCTGATACTGCGCTCCCAGCCAGCaacatcctgcatcctgcgaCCAGCAGCTAGCTCCCAAAGGCAGAGTGCGTTAATTGCAGTTGCCGTTGCACAGGACACGGATTGCGGCGACAGCGacaattgtaattaaatagACACCGCACAGGACCTCTCCCCACCCTCAGTGCGCAGCCTCTGCGTCATCCCTGGTGAAGTGTAATGGGATAAAGGGAGCGGGGGACAATTGGTTGTGCGATATGGAAGTGCCATGATAAGGATTCGCTGacgatatatgtatatagcataTGGCATCATTTGTGGATTATAATTAGAGGGGCGAAAGGCCCATTCTTTTGAATAATCTTAAGCTTTTGACGGTAATTTTTTAAGACTTCTTTATAATACTCaagcttaaataaaaatgtattataagACCAGTTGGTCCTTTTTTCTGTTGATCAATAAGCACCACTGTGCAGTCATGTTGGTCGTTTATAGAAAGTTATTGAGTTGTTGGCATTAATTTTGCATATGCGCCTAAGTGGAAAATAGAACGCCGACTATTTTGGAGCGCGTTTAACGAGCTCCACTGCTTTAATGCTAATCTGGAATAAATAAAGAACTATTTGGCGAATCGATGACCAGGCCATTAGGCCAATTGCTGGTCATTGTCAATTGGATCGCAGCGAATTCGAATGAACTGGGCGATAAAGAGAGCCCCACCAGCCCCATCACAATTTCGAGGGTTTAGCTTATTTGCGAAAATTTGTTGACACTCAGTCCTTCCCAATCGCAAACGGAACAAGCAATCAAGGAGCGGTAGCAGCTTAGCATACTTCCGCTAAGGATAGCAGGAGACGCCCAAGGATGCCGGCGGCAGTTGCTCGCCTTACAAGATTTTATTTACACCTTCTGCGAAAATGTTTACACTTCAACAGGCAGCGGCAATAAGAAGATGAACCCAacccctgccacgcccaacgCTCCTCGGCGAAATGCTGAAATGAGCAATATGTAAACCTCCAGGATGCCAACGGCAGATCTCCAAACAATTGAAAGTGAATTTCCACCTGGCAAAGAATTACTCAAACTGAAAGctaaaaaactcaaaaaaataGTGAAACTGCTAACGGCCCTTGAATAATTCCACGATGTAAGAGGGATGCGAACTAGGACGCGGAAGAGGAGTCATAAGAAGCGTTGTCATGGCgtaaatttatgtaaaaatTTGTAGCAATTGCAATAAGTTAGTCCACGCCATTCCCATCGCCATGGCCGGCGGCACTAAGAAGCATAAAATTTGCGTGCGAGACCAAATAAATTCTTTCGATTTCAGTCAGTTTTTATGCGCATTTTAAGTGTGGACCGAGGAGTCTCGGGCCTCGAGGGATTCACCGCTGGGACTTCCAGCTGAGTTTGTAAGCCCAGAGATAtcactttattttaaatgcattaagAACTTTGGCAAAAACTGATTACGAAATTCGCTGAGCCTTTGTTTGCTGAGCCCTTCATGATGTCTGAGCTCGTCAGAACTGTGGAAATTAACTCTCAGCTGGCAAATGCCTCGGAGTGCAAATATTGAGCAACGTCTAAGGTTTTTCACTGCCTCAATCTCCTCAAAACTCACTAGCCCAAAGAATCGCAAAGAAGCGGAGGATTTTATAAGATTCGCTTGGGAAACTGTTACCCACTGTCGTCGCCtgttatttttggcaatcTGTTTGTTTGTCGATTGTCTGTCAGTTATGCTACTTATGCCTCATCCTTTATTCTGTTCCCATCAAAAGTCCCTCGGCTCGCCCTGATTTAATAAGTATCCTTTTCCCCCGGTTCCTCgcaattaacataattttatGAGTGGATTTTCATAGTTGAACAATCTTCGGCCCGCGGCATTTgcgaaaactttaaatttcaattcaCTTAAGCTCTTGTGGGACGAGAAACTTCCGCCAGGCCATTGAACTCAGGACGGGCATAATTTTCGTCATAGGTCTCTGAATATACAAATATCCAATTCATAGACCCAAAGAGACTTCAAATATAGTTTAACACTCTTTCCCCTTTCTTTTTGCCGCCAGTGATTACCACCCGAGGGCGTCATTAGCATTCCATTTGTGTGCGGTGCAAATTTTGTGATTTCGATTGCTGATCGCTGACCAGTAAATCCGAACGAACCGTGCTAACCCACAGAACAGAGACCGAATTCACTCGATTTCGGGGTTGAGGTCTTGGGGAAACCCTATTAAGATGTAGAAGGCGTCGCTGCACGGCACGAAAGAGATAGAAGACTCCGCTGTAAATCAAGACTATCAGCAGGTCATTGAACCCACCTCATCATAACTGGGTAGTGTCTGTCATAATAGCCAAGAATCCATAATTGCGCCTGGGAAATTTTCGCAATCTATAAGCATATCTAACCCAACTTTACCGTCCCCAATTCGCGTTCTTTCAActgaatttattttcttgcACAATGTATGCACCGATTATTCCAAAAGAACtctatttaaatgcaatttggaAACGGATTTCAACCGACAAAGGCAATAGAATcgggttttttgttttggcaccTGAAGTGAATTTGAGATTTGGGCTTACCAAAAATTCCACCTCTTGCTCTGGAAGCCCCAATCTGAGAACCCGAATCAATCTGCGACAATGTGACAATAATAATTGATAACCTTAAAGCCGAAAAAGCGCGAACTCGCTTTTAATTCATTCGGTGGGCAAGCGTCGAAGGTGAAGCGaaccaaataaattcaataaaagtCACTCAAATGTCGATAATTGAAATGCGTATACAAGACCAGCcacagcaaatgcaaaaaataagcaaCTAACCGGAGCTGGACGgcaaaaaattcatttttatatacaaatttaatttggaCAATTCGAGCGAATCGAAAATTGcatacatttcatttgcagtCATCCGTTGACGGAAGGACACCAAATGGGAAGTGGGCTGGAAAGTGGAATATGAAAGATTTCGACGGCGAAAGGAACTCGCCAAATCTGTTAGCTGCTATGGACCCTAAACTAAGGCGAACGGCCCAACGAAGCTCCATACAAACCTGCGAGTGTTTGGACCTAGTGCCGAACGTATCTATTATTCAAAGTAACGCTCTGACGTGTACTGGTCGCGCAATTAAGCTTGCGCCCCGAAATTATGTACTGAACGGGAAGCTCAAAGGAGCCGCTCTCTTCTAAGTTATTGCACTTTCCTACTGAAGATTTATAGCGCGATGCGAGCTCGCTTAGATATATGATGTGGGTAGAAATTTTTGCTTATTTCCCTCTTATCGAGTGACTCACGGGCCTCAACGCAACTTTAGCTGCTGTCAACGACTCTCGTCGCGAGCGATGTGCAGTGCATCCTTAATTAAAGATTCAATGTGAAGTGATATGGAGAGGGCGCGGAATGCGGGATGCCAGAAGATGCCCCTTCTAGGACTGTGCTTCgcgaaaaatgttaaatattcgCAAGTTTTTATTATCGCGCTCAAACTTGTGGGAAAGTTCCTTCCCCTGATGTCGTACGCCTTATTACGTGGCCTGTTTGGGTAATTCGAGATAGTTTAACAAGGGCCAACCATGCGGCTGTGCACTGAGGAGAAAATGCCTGGTTAAAGAACAAAACTCATGATTCAAGACTGacttttatttcaatatttaatttcacatAATGTTTAAAGGCTAAAGTCCCGTGGCATTTAGTTGCATACCCTATTTATACAGCAATTAAAGAAACCCACTTTACAAACGTAATTGAAAGATTTAGTGATGTCTTATAGATTTCTGTAATTATCACGTGTCGATTTTATCTGGTTATTCATAAaacttttatgattttatcATGCCAATAAATGCACGGCAGTAACATTCAAGACTTGAACGATTCTTGGGCAAACAGATCGCTCCAGATTTCTGTTGGAAGATGTAGCCCTGCATTTCTATCTCTGTAGGAACAATATAGCTACGACTATCGCCCCTACTGGTATCAGCCCAATCAGCTCGACGGAATATGCATTTGCATGGAGCTCCTCTGCGCTCCACACACACCCTAAATCATTGTCGTCTGTTGCTCATCAGCAGCCCCTCAGACGCCATTATCGTCGTCATCAATTGCGCTGCCAGTGGCTGCCTGCAGACAGCTTGTCACCGTCGGGTAAACATGCGAATTTCGCAGTCGAGCAGGCAAACACGTGACAAGCGGCTAAGGACGATTGCTGGGGGCTGTTAGATGGGAGGACAAGACTAGGCGACAATGACGACGTCAATGGGGCGACAAAAGGCAGTTTAAGTACTAAAACAAGGCAGTGTGGTACGCGCATCGAGGCTTTATTGGATCTCCTCCAGCCATGAGATTCCATGAGGATCATGTAGGTGTATATCTTAGCCGAGACTGAAGCGCTTTAGGTTGTCGAATCCCTTAGATTTGTCGATGCGGCCGTAGATGGTCGACCGTACGATCATGCCGCCCTTAAGCGTCGAAACCATCATGGCGAAGCGGAACTTGGCCTCCGGCAGGAAGCTGGGCAGCATCTCCTCGTCCACCTTGTAGTTGTTTAGGCTGTAGGTGCCGCTCCGGATAGGGCACTCCTTAAACAGGGTGCCGTGCTTGAGCAGGTCCTCGTAGATTGCGCGAACCAGCGGGTCCGAATTGCGCTGCTTAATCAGCTTGCAGAAATTGAGGGTACGGTTTATCAAGGTGGAGAAGTTGCCCTTGTCCGTCTCCAGACCAAAGTCTACCATCAGCTGAACGTCCTCTATGTCCTGGTGCGTCTTTATGTCTATGCTCAGATTTGACTCGCCCGAATCGTTTTGCAGATCTACCTTGACATCCACGATTTTGTCGTTGGCCTCGAAGTCAATGTTCGTGAGGATGACCTTGAAAGAGCGCTGGCGACGGCAATTAATCAGACCTCTGTTCAATGCGGTCCAAGAAAGTTTCTCCCCAACTCACCCACGCTCCAGCCAAGGGCATGAGCACTACCAGAATCAAGGCCGCGGCACAGCAGCTTTGGATGAACTTCTTGCGCATTTTGCTCCAACTATCCACTGAGACTGGCTCTTATTCAATTAGTCAGTTTTTATatgaatgcaattaaaattagttAGGCCCCACTGAGCCACAAAGCGCTCCGAACATTAGGCCCATCGACGTGGTCGTGGTGAATTAAATCAACTAAGTGGGTGGACTTTGGAAAAGCATTCAGCTGTTTCGAAACGTTGTCAATTTTCGATAGGATCGAACTCAAAATCGGCCAGCTCATTTTCATATAAATAGTGCGTCGCTTGACCAAACCAGACAGTGAAGTTAGTTTATTGCAGTTGGTCCACAATGTTGCTGTACACCGCGGTGCTGGTTCCCGTCCTGATGGCCATGTGGCATGGCTCCCAGGCTGAGGTGAGAGTGCGCAGAGTAGCGCTTTGCCACTGGACTAATCCCTCAGCTGTCCTTTATTCCAGAAAATGATG from Drosophila yakuba strain Tai18E2 chromosome 3L, Prin_Dyak_Tai18E2_2.1, whole genome shotgun sequence carries:
- the LOC6535167 gene encoding uncharacterized protein LOC6535167: MRKKFIQSCCAAALILVVLMPLAGAWRSFKVILTNIDFEANDKIVDVKVDLQNDSGESNLSIDIKTHQDIEDVQLMVDFGLETDKGNFSTLINRTLNFCKLIKQRNSDPLVRAIYEDLLKHGTLFKECPIRSGTYSLNNYKVDEEMLPSFLPEAKFRFAMMVSTLKGGMIVRSTIYGRIDKSKGFDNLKRFSLG